The genomic interval ATCAATATATGTAGCATCTTTCTTCATTATTATAGATTTAATAAGAAtctataaaactaaataaataaaaaatgaaaattgatatGTCCAATTCGTTAAATCACAATATGGATCAAACCAAACAGGTACTATATATGGTTAAAATAATCACATGAGTATGATTCATGTGTTTGGTCGATTTGACTTCCAACCTGACCACTGGCATTCATATTCTCTCCTATAAAGCATATACATCAAATTAGTAATTAGGCCAATGTCTATATATACGGGATAAAAACCGCCACTGTACCAACCCTAGAAAAGTAATCCTTTCACgttcttcattcaaatcatgAAACTATGAATCTTTCATGTTTTTCATTGAAACAATGAAAGTATGAATAAAATCATTTCTTGTTACAAAAGGTTTATTTTGGCCAAGAagattaaatttgaatataattaacCTTTATACTATAAACATGTAATGAAAATCCTGACAATAACACGAATTAAAATCTACTCTGTAATGTGCCCCTTCATGAAAAACGTATACCTGAAATTCCATTTTCCCATGTACAACTGAAATATCTATAGTCATTCTGACTGGAACCAGTCCTTGGCACAAATAAGGGCTTCAAGAGTGAGGGAGCTTAAAGAACTACGGTAGCTATCCATTTTTCTAATCTGGGTGTCAAAAACAGAATCTGCAGACAGAGTGGAAACTGGTAAAGACAAAATATCAGATGCTATTCTAGACAATGTCGGGTAGTTCAATCCATTTAATCTCCACCAGCTCAGAATATCAAATTCCTCTACACTGGTCAGCAGAGGCTCTTCCAGATACTCTTCCAATTCTGATTTAAATTGAGGGTTACCAGTAAAATCagatatataaaattcataatccGAAAGACCATCACCATCAACAAAAAGAGAGCAGTCAATAGAATCTTCTTGACAtgtttcttttatcataatGTCAtccccatcatcatcatttgtTGCTTTAAGAAACATTTGGGTGCTATATTCAATGAATAGATCACGAAGACCATCCTCAACTATCTTTATCCAGGCCCCAGCATTCTCACCAAATGTCTTGGCAAAGGTAAATTCCACAAGTTTCATTTTATGCCTTGGGTCCATAGCTACAGCAATTGCCAAGATGATGCAGCTTTCTCTCCAATATTGGTCAAAGCTCTCGTGCAAAGGAAAAATTAAACTTCTTATGAAAGGATCCTGGATGAAGACTGCTTGTGTCAGCTCCACCTGAATTTTTGATACTTcagcaaaaaataaatttgaagttGGGTACGGTTGCTGTGTCAGAATTTTGGCTGCATCATACAAATACTTCAAATATGTGCAGAGAGTTTCAACCTGCTTCCAGTCATCCATTGTTAGAGTCATTCTGTAATCAGAATCAGTGGTATCAAGGCAGATGAAGATTTCCTTTAATTCACAGGCAGCTACAAGCATATGATAAGTTGTGTCCCATTTACACGGGTCATCAATTGAAAGATTCACCATACTAGGTACTTGTAAATGTTGCTTCAAGTCAATAAACTTCTCTTTATGGGTTTCTGAAGACTTCACATGCTTTACACTATCGCGAACCTTGCTAATAGTTTCTCTCATAGCCCATAGTGCATCAGCTGCAAGGCGACTAAGCACACGAGCATAGCAATTCTGGTTTAACAACTGACCATTGAGTATGGCAGGGTTCTTAACAGAGAGCAGGCCTCTCAGATTTTCTATCACATTCTCACTGGAAAAGGATTTATCAAGCGCAAGAGTAAACAGCCGACCCTCCAAATGCCAATCGGATAAGCATGTCACTAAAGTTTGATTTAAAGAATCTTCAGAACCAGGAAATGGTACTGTAACGACATTGAGAATAGGACGATGCAAGTTCCAATCACTATCAATGAAGTGTCCTCGAACAAAAACATAGCCCATTGCCTGGTTTGAAGTCCACAATTCCAATGTCAAGTTGACTTGTCCAGGAATCACATTAATGACATTCAACATATTCTGCTTTTTCCTGAGGTAAATAGCAATACAATCCCTTTCAATAGAATTTAGACATGATGGATTGAACTGGGGTTGAAGAATCCGCAGAAAATCAATGAAACCCTGTTGCTTCACAATATGAAGAGGATAATCatgtaaaattatcattttggCAACATCATGGTTGCAACGCTCCTGATCAAATGAGATACCATTAGTAAACCTAGAATTCTCTCTTGGCCGTTTCTTGGGAGTATTGGCATTATATTGAGAACCACCTGTTTTGGGATATGAGATTTGTTGGTTTTTCTCCCGTAGTACTTGACAGATTCCCATCGAAATGTGTCGTTTCAGATGGCTTGTACCAGCTAGTTTTGAATCAGTTATATAAGAAAATGACTTTTTGCATTGGTTACAGTAAGCCCTGGTACATCCAGCTCCAACAGCTTCTACTGTGAAGTATTCCCACACCATAGACTTTTTTCTCATCCGCTTATTGGCTTGCGTTCCTGAATAAGGTATCACATCATTATTATCGGGGGTAACATGAGCATCAAGCTCCATGATAGCAAAAGTAACCCTGGAAAACCTAAAAATTGGAACGCCAGAAGGGCATCAATGAGTGGCTTACCTCCAGAAATAATAAAGTCAGgctaaaagttatattattttttatacagaacataaataaaaaaattaaaaagaaataagaatttaaaaggCCCCCGGAAGTTCAGCTGCTAAGGGCAAACTCtgataaatgatatatataaataaaaaggaaattatatTGCAAAACAAAGAAACCGGGACTCTTAATTTTGTGGACAATCTTGTGTTTTGGAGGAAGGTTGAATCATATAGCAGTCGAAAATCACTACCCTACTCTGCTATAGCAAGCTATTGGCTACTACAAATTTGTCCAAACAAAATCCTTTTTCCATTGGGTTAGCTACACGGATTCTGTCAAAAATTGAGTTAGCACTCCAcaacaacaatattaaaaaactaaacatacATCATAGTTATTAGATTCTTTCGATTTGAATCATATCATTCAATGTAATTCATCTTGACCAGTGTTTTGAATCTCGTAATCAGAGTCTCCAATGACTTGAATCTTATGATACATAGATGAATCAACACAATTTTGTATTACCAAAACAAATCAACGTTCTATTaattctttactttttcttctacCTTTCCtcactaatataaaaaatcaaaaacttaTAGAAGCTAAGGAACATATTTTGTCCTAATATTCCACTACTTTATTCATCACCCACTCATTTAATGCACTCACACTCTATTTGGTTACTCCATTGCtttgttttcaaaaaataaaggaTTTACATGCTCGATTACGGCCTGTACTTTTGTTTTGTGAGACTTGTGTACAACCTCTTTAGTTATTTCTAGTTTAAAATGATTGCATGTTGTACTATCATCATTTATATGATATACATGAACATGTAGCCAGCCAAGTTATGTCCTCGCCATTGAGAAGTGGACGAAGAAAAGCCCGTGGCAGAACAAAAGAATATAATTCACTTCTTTCATTTGAAATTCATAACTCTAAAGTTGCATGGCAGTTTATGATTTAATGTCCATCTGTGCTGTAACTATCTATGTTAGCTTCATTCAACATGTATCTTGATGAAAGTAACTTTCCCTTGCAAGATATAAACACTTAAAACCAGTGTTAAATTGAGAATGGCAGAAAATGTCAGAAAGCCGATAATCTTCTATATCATACAGCAGATAGTGTGGTGGGTAAACAAGGGAAATCACATAGCAGttgaaatttgtaaaatatatcaattatattcgcataaaaaaaattaagttgcacgtaaataaaattaaaatgcataaaGCTTTTCATAATACTGACTGGCAAAGTTCAACTGGTCGGAGACTTGTCAGTGATGACAAGAGGGTGAAAAAGGAGGTGAACAAACACTGATAGAGGAGTGGGGGCTCGATCTTAGGTGAAGCCCTGAACAGAGGTTTTTGTATACGAGAAGATTAATAGGTTTAAGTAAGTAGGGGGAGTAGAACACAAGGACTGAGTTGGGAAAAAGCATGTGTAGTCCCATACCAATCTCAAAACCACATTGCAACGCATGAAGTGAACTCAGATCCTAGGTATTGTGCCATGCAACAGCGCTATAGTCGCTGCTTAAACAACCCTGCTTAAGTCAAAGCCTACAAATAACTTTTGCTCATTTATCCCAGTGATCTCAACAGTCATACTAACACTCAAAATTAAATGTAGCATTCACATTTTCTTTCTCCATAACATCCACAAACAATCCAATCTAGTTAGACAGTTAAAACCTCTGAAAGGGGTGGATTGACAAATAAAACACCATAATCGCATATCTGCCCGCATCTTCAACagagcaaacaaaacaaaatttaagcaaaaattaaaacaaaacccGATTCTCTGTTTCTTCAgcagaattaaaaaaaacaaacaaaataccATGAACTGTACACAAGCTTCAGCACAACATTTCACTTGAACACAATAGCCCGACTCACTCAT from Vigna radiata var. radiata cultivar VC1973A chromosome 9, Vradiata_ver6, whole genome shotgun sequence carries:
- the LOC106773045 gene encoding zinc finger BED domain-containing protein DAYSLEEPER isoform X2, which produces MRKKSMVWEYFTVEAVGAGCTRAYCNQCKKSFSYITDSKLAGTSHLKRHISMGICQVLREKNQQISYPKTGGSQYNANTPKKRPRENSRFTNGISFDQERCNHDVAKMIILHDYPLHIVKQQGFIDFLRILQPQFNPSCLNSIERDCIAIYLRKKQNMLNVINVIPGQVNLTLELWTSNQAMGYVFVRGHFIDSDWNLHRPILNVVTVPFPGSEDSLNQTLVTCLSDWHLEGRLFTLALDKSFSSENVIENLRGLLSVKNPAILNGQLLNQNCYARVLSRLAADALWAMRETISKVRDSVKHVKSSETHKEKFIDLKQHLQVPSMVNLSIDDPCKWDTTYHMLVAACELKEIFICLDTTDSDYRMTLTMDDWKQVETLCTYLKYLYDAAKILTQQPYPTSNLFFAEVSKIQVELTQAVFIQDPFIRSLIFPLHESFDQYWRESCIILAIAVAMDPRHKMKLVEFTFAKTFGENAGAWIKIVEDGLRDLFIEYSTQMFLKATNDDDGDDIMIKETCQEDSIDCSLFVDGDGLSDYEFYISDFTGNPQFKSELEEYLEEPLLTSVEEFDILSWWRLNGLNYPTLSRIASDILSLPVSTLSADSVFDTQIRKMDSYRSSLSSLTLEALICAKDWFQSE
- the LOC106773045 gene encoding zinc finger BED domain-containing protein DAYSLEEPER isoform X1; this encodes MELDAHVTPDNNDVIPYSGTQANKRMRKKSMVWEYFTVEAVGAGCTRAYCNQCKKSFSYITDSKLAGTSHLKRHISMGICQVLREKNQQISYPKTGGSQYNANTPKKRPRENSRFTNGISFDQERCNHDVAKMIILHDYPLHIVKQQGFIDFLRILQPQFNPSCLNSIERDCIAIYLRKKQNMLNVINVIPGQVNLTLELWTSNQAMGYVFVRGHFIDSDWNLHRPILNVVTVPFPGSEDSLNQTLVTCLSDWHLEGRLFTLALDKSFSSENVIENLRGLLSVKNPAILNGQLLNQNCYARVLSRLAADALWAMRETISKVRDSVKHVKSSETHKEKFIDLKQHLQVPSMVNLSIDDPCKWDTTYHMLVAACELKEIFICLDTTDSDYRMTLTMDDWKQVETLCTYLKYLYDAAKILTQQPYPTSNLFFAEVSKIQVELTQAVFIQDPFIRSLIFPLHESFDQYWRESCIILAIAVAMDPRHKMKLVEFTFAKTFGENAGAWIKIVEDGLRDLFIEYSTQMFLKATNDDDGDDIMIKETCQEDSIDCSLFVDGDGLSDYEFYISDFTGNPQFKSELEEYLEEPLLTSVEEFDILSWWRLNGLNYPTLSRIASDILSLPVSTLSADSVFDTQIRKMDSYRSSLSSLTLEALICAKDWFQSE